The Panicum virgatum strain AP13 chromosome 5K, P.virgatum_v5, whole genome shotgun sequence genome has a window encoding:
- the LOC120709028 gene encoding uncharacterized protein LOC120709028 isoform X1: MAAAAWALVVAAAALAAGARGAPGATAAAEAANAVLRAHQLPGGLLPRWITAFRHDAATGRFEAELEAPCIARFEVDLRYNATVAGVISSGQIASISGVAAKDLFMWFRVQDIRIDDSSAGVIIFNVGVVKKHFPRAVFDAPPPCTPEPLTRTTPQQRLEDVDGVLTGGAASQ, translated from the exons atggcggccgcggcgtgggcgctggtggtcgcggcggcggcgctcgcggcgggggcgcgcggggcgccgggggcgacggcggcggcggaggcggccaacGCGGTGCTGCGCGCGCACCAGCTCCCGGGCGGCCTGCTGCCCCGGTGGATCACGGCGTTCCGGCACGACGCCGCCACGGGCCGCTTCGAGGCCGAGCTGGAGGCGCCCTGCATCGCGCGCTTCGAGGTCGACCTGCGCTACAACGCCACCGTGGCCGGGGTCATCAGCAGCGGCCAGATCGCCTCCATCTCCGGGGTCGCCGCCAAGGACCTCTTCATGTGGTTCCGCGTGCAGGACATCAGGATCGACGACTCCTCCGCCGGCGTCATCATCTTCAACGTCGGCGTCGTCAAGAAGCACTTCCCGCGCGCCGTcttcgacgcgccgccgccctgcacgCCCGAACCGCTCACCCGCACCACACCGCAG cagcggctggAGGACGTCGACGGAGTGCTCACGGGCGGCGCCGCGTCGCAATGA
- the LOC120709028 gene encoding uncharacterized protein LOC120709028 isoform X2 produces the protein MAAAAWALVVAAAALAAGARGAPGATAAAEAANAVLRAHQLPGGLLPRWITAFRHDAATGRFEAELEAPCIARFEVDLRYNATVAGVISSGQIASISGVAAKDLFMWFRVQDIRIDDSSAGVIIFNVGVVKKHFPRAVFDAPPPCTPEPLTRTTPQRLEDVDGVLTGGAASQ, from the exons atggcggccgcggcgtgggcgctggtggtcgcggcggcggcgctcgcggcgggggcgcgcggggcgccgggggcgacggcggcggcggaggcggccaacGCGGTGCTGCGCGCGCACCAGCTCCCGGGCGGCCTGCTGCCCCGGTGGATCACGGCGTTCCGGCACGACGCCGCCACGGGCCGCTTCGAGGCCGAGCTGGAGGCGCCCTGCATCGCGCGCTTCGAGGTCGACCTGCGCTACAACGCCACCGTGGCCGGGGTCATCAGCAGCGGCCAGATCGCCTCCATCTCCGGGGTCGCCGCCAAGGACCTCTTCATGTGGTTCCGCGTGCAGGACATCAGGATCGACGACTCCTCCGCCGGCGTCATCATCTTCAACGTCGGCGTCGTCAAGAAGCACTTCCCGCGCGCCGTcttcgacgcgccgccgccctgcacgCCCGAACCGCTCACCCGCACCACACCGCAG cggctggAGGACGTCGACGGAGTGCTCACGGGCGGCGCCGCGTCGCAATGA